A genome region from Campylobacter concisus includes the following:
- a CDS encoding murein hydrolase activator EnvC family protein, with product MRKGIFIFLLAFSLAFASNTKEKIKDSKNSLRSSQAMSEQLSKKLDDLAGDIVNGEKKLRGISGDITNLKGQISVLETNASKALIELDDLTKQNKELERTQKELEQNMIRIIAEDLSFDLLMSATEGKQSEESIISSQILTKLNAITKEDFKRLSQNYEDTIEKIKNKSNKISEINSSIKNYRRKQSDLQNLESTQKNTINGLKRDKEIYSKKLAKLQAQQDELRKTLEQLAIMQKQEDEAARAAREKQEKATSKGGKKGEKSQPMGGGYQTSSVKKYSGAKTIAPLDSYTVKQKFGNYVDPIYNIKIFNESVTLRSTTPDVKVKSVLNGKVVFAKATPMLENVVIIENENGIHTIYAHLSQIAPTVKVGSVVQKGYVIGRVRNDLTFEVTQRNYHIDPLEMISK from the coding sequence ATGAGAAAAGGAATTTTTATATTTTTGCTAGCTTTTAGTCTAGCTTTTGCGTCAAATACCAAAGAGAAGATCAAAGACTCCAAAAACTCGCTAAGATCGAGTCAAGCGATGAGTGAGCAGCTTAGTAAAAAGCTAGATGATTTGGCTGGCGATATCGTAAATGGCGAGAAAAAACTTCGCGGTATAAGTGGCGATATCACAAATCTAAAAGGTCAAATTTCAGTTCTTGAGACAAATGCTTCAAAGGCACTTATTGAGCTTGATGATCTAACTAAGCAAAACAAAGAGCTAGAACGCACTCAAAAGGAGCTTGAGCAAAACATGATAAGGATCATCGCAGAAGATTTGTCGTTTGATCTTTTGATGTCTGCAACTGAGGGCAAGCAAAGCGAGGAGAGCATCATCTCATCTCAAATTTTAACCAAGCTAAATGCCATCACAAAAGAGGATTTTAAAAGACTTAGCCAGAACTATGAAGATACGATCGAGAAGATAAAAAATAAATCAAACAAAATAAGCGAGATAAACTCAAGCATCAAAAACTATAGACGCAAGCAAAGTGACTTGCAAAATTTAGAGAGTACGCAGAAAAATACTATAAACGGACTAAAACGTGATAAGGAAATTTACAGCAAAAAGCTAGCCAAACTTCAAGCCCAACAAGATGAGCTAAGAAAGACGCTAGAGCAGCTTGCTATCATGCAAAAACAAGAAGATGAAGCAGCACGTGCTGCTAGAGAAAAACAAGAAAAGGCAACCAGTAAGGGTGGCAAAAAAGGTGAAAAAAGCCAGCCAATGGGTGGAGGCTATCAAACAAGCTCAGTTAAAAAATATTCAGGTGCAAAGACAATCGCTCCTCTTGATAGCTACACTGTAAAGCAAAAATTTGGTAACTACGTAGATCCAATATATAACATCAAAATTTTTAACGAGTCAGTCACACTTCGCTCAACCACGCCAGATGTCAAGGTCAAAAGCGTGCTAAATGGTAAAGTAGTCTTTGCAAAAGCAACTCCGATGCTTGAAAATGTAGTCATCATCGAAAACGAAAATGGCATCCACACGATCTACGCTCACCTAAGCCAGATCGCACCGACTGTAAAAGTCGGCTCAGTCGTGCAAAAAGGCTACGTTATAGGCCGAGTTAGAAACGATCTAACCTTTGAAGTAACGCAAAGAAACTACCACATCGATCCACTTGAGATGATCTCAAAATAG
- a CDS encoding DNA-directed RNA polymerase subunit omega, whose protein sequence is MRTEQITARALKQVGDDRYKLSLIVAKRAEALANGAVVLVEADTSKMKFADIALLEVAEGKIGLEAIVEGK, encoded by the coding sequence ATGAGAACAGAACAAATAACAGCAAGAGCGTTAAAACAAGTTGGTGATGATAGATATAAACTTTCACTTATCGTAGCAAAGCGTGCAGAAGCACTAGCAAATGGAGCAGTAGTGCTTGTAGAAGCCGATACTTCAAAGATGAAATTTGCTGACATTGCGCTACTTGAAGTAGCTGAGGGTAAAATAGGCTTAGAGGCAATAGTTGAAGGAAAATAG
- a CDS encoding fibronectin type III domain-containing protein, whose translation MQRQRSYPKSVTNLQATKNAPKKIILTWDYAPAEDFAYFKVYRTTSKILPYTYLAKTTSNTYEDLINTNAATRYYRVTAVDKDGLESLKQEEPIVGITLGAPKTPNISASYDGSGVNVNWSVVDRASSYTVYRSGASEKIFSGIDGTGLRDDSVQKGASYSYSVVAIDEYGIASDKSSKAEVSIK comes from the coding sequence GTGCAACGACAAAGGAGTTACCCTAAATCGGTAACAAATCTTCAAGCAACCAAAAATGCACCAAAAAAGATAATTTTAACTTGGGATTACGCACCAGCTGAGGATTTTGCTTATTTTAAGGTTTATAGAACGACAAGTAAAATTTTACCTTACACATACCTAGCAAAAACGACTAGCAACACCTATGAAGATCTCATAAACACAAATGCGGCAACAAGGTATTACAGAGTCACAGCAGTCGATAAAGACGGCCTTGAGAGCTTAAAACAAGAAGAGCCAATCGTGGGGATAACACTTGGTGCGCCAAAGACTCCAAATATTAGTGCTAGCTACGATGGTAGCGGAGTAAATGTAAATTGGAGTGTAGTTGATAGAGCCAGTTCGTACACGGTTTATAGAAGTGGTGCAAGTGAGAAAATTTTTAGTGGCATAGATGGTACTGGACTTAGAGATGATAGCGTGCAAAAAGGAGCTAGCTATTCTTACAGCGTCGTAGCTATCGATGAGTACGGCATCGCCTCTGATAAGTCATCAAAAGCAGAAGTTAGCATAAAATAA
- a CDS encoding RluA family pseudouridine synthase gives MVKFNVLNSSRLDVAVAHELQISRNQALNLIKDSLVSVNLKPISKPSFLLSENDEICVNFAPKKEVQNEYEVNFDIPIIYEDDDLIVLNKPPQIVVHQAPSVKEATLVEWLNKKGFMLSNLNGDVRAGIVHRLDKGTSGAIVVAKNNFAHAKLSEQLSDKSMGRIYLALTDLPLKEDVIIDKPIGRNPNNRLKKAIVADAKFAKSAFVNLLSENGINLIAAKLFTGRTHQIRVHLSSINRHILGDDLYGFKSQGDKISRVMLHAYMLYFIHPRTGKRVEFTAKTYDDFNQIIYKKIPKEIFDEKICPTHIDTIFSSFLSWMRL, from the coding sequence TTGGTTAAATTTAATGTTTTAAATAGCTCAAGACTCGACGTGGCAGTAGCACATGAGCTTCAAATTTCACGCAATCAAGCTTTAAATTTGATAAAAGACTCCCTTGTAAGCGTAAATTTAAAACCAATCTCAAAACCAAGCTTTTTGTTAAGTGAAAATGATGAAATTTGCGTAAATTTCGCTCCAAAAAAAGAGGTGCAAAACGAATACGAAGTAAATTTTGATATTCCAATTATCTACGAAGACGACGATCTCATAGTGCTTAATAAACCACCTCAAATCGTCGTTCACCAAGCTCCAAGTGTAAAAGAGGCGACACTTGTTGAATGGCTAAATAAAAAGGGCTTTATGCTCTCAAATTTAAATGGCGATGTAAGAGCTGGCATCGTCCACCGCCTAGATAAAGGTACAAGTGGCGCTATCGTTGTTGCTAAAAACAACTTCGCTCACGCAAAACTAAGCGAGCAGCTAAGCGATAAGAGCATGGGGCGAATTTATCTAGCACTCACCGATCTTCCGTTAAAAGAGGACGTCATCATCGACAAGCCAATTGGCAGAAACCCAAACAATCGCCTAAAAAAAGCGATCGTCGCGGATGCTAAATTTGCAAAAAGTGCCTTTGTAAATTTACTAAGCGAAAATGGCATAAATTTAATAGCAGCGAAACTTTTTACGGGTAGGACTCATCAGATAAGAGTGCACCTATCTAGCATAAACCGCCATATTTTAGGCGATGATTTATACGGATTTAAGAGCCAAGGCGATAAAATAAGCAGGGTTATGCTTCACGCTTATATGCTTTATTTTATCCATCCTAGAACTGGCAAAAGGGTAGAATTTACCGCAAAAACGTATGATGACTTTAACCAAATAATTTACAAAAAAATTCCCAAGGAGATTTTTGATGAAAAAATTTGCCCTACGCATATTGACACCATTTTTAGCAGCTTTCTTAGCTGGATGCGGCTCTAG
- a CDS encoding FtsX-like permease family protein — protein sequence MRSLKNHLGFILPLIALLFSVQFSLTADKIVRDYERLMGNDYNIVIVSSKELSDAILKPVVSNLSSIEPLSPQKIIDRLSNDISAKNLSILQNALPKFYSLKLSEFPTPQYMDELKQKLLKFDGITKVETFSKTHDKVFKILNLAKSISYAFMAILCVIGLMLMLKQAKIWLFEHRERIEIMTLFGAPFWLKSAMLYKSAMVDSLVATVAVGVFFFFLPGIEIFRENAASIDVILPSLDPSRDIFILFGVAMFLSIFAVSLVMSKARKSTI from the coding sequence ATGAGATCGCTTAAAAATCATCTTGGATTCATCCTGCCGCTAATCGCACTTTTGTTTTCCGTGCAGTTTAGTCTAACTGCCGATAAGATTGTGAGAGATTATGAAAGACTCATGGGAAATGACTACAACATCGTCATAGTTTCAAGTAAAGAGCTTAGTGATGCTATTTTAAAGCCTGTGGTTAGCAATCTATCTAGCATCGAGCCACTAAGCCCGCAAAAGATCATCGACCGCCTCTCAAATGATATCTCTGCTAAAAATTTGTCCATACTGCAAAATGCGCTACCTAAATTTTACTCACTAAAACTTAGCGAATTTCCGACACCGCAGTACATGGATGAGTTAAAGCAAAAACTTTTAAAATTTGATGGCATCACAAAGGTCGAGACATTTTCAAAGACTCACGATAAGGTCTTTAAAATACTAAATTTAGCCAAAAGTATATCGTATGCTTTTATGGCGATACTTTGCGTGATAGGACTTATGCTTATGCTAAAGCAGGCTAAAATTTGGCTATTTGAGCATAGAGAGCGCATCGAGATTATGACGCTTTTTGGAGCACCATTTTGGCTAAAATCAGCCATGCTTTACAAATCAGCCATGGTTGATAGCCTAGTTGCTACCGTTGCAGTTGGTGTATTTTTCTTTTTCTTGCCGGGCATTGAAATTTTTAGAGAAAATGCCGCAAGCATTGATGTGATATTGCCTAGTCTTGATCCTTCAAGGGATATTTTTATTTTATTTGGCGTGGCTATGTTTTTAAGTATTTTTGCTGTTAGTTTAGTGATGAGTAAGGCTAGAAAAAGCACGATATGA
- a CDS encoding RelA/SpoT family protein, translated as MKENSLFLEQLIEQILPCKNVSEAITLLFSLCERSEKLDKAIDSCVTSHAGQYRKSGEPYAIHPILVASIVANMGGDESMVIAALLHDVVEDTEVTLSEVQAEFGDEVAKLVEGLTKIVAIRENKLASSSSNEKLASSALTFRKMLLISIEDVRVLVVKLCDRLHNMLTLDALKVEKQKRIAEETLMVYAPIAHRLGISSIKNILEDLSFKYAMPEEYAKIDSFLNKNKQQLSLKLNAFYEKVNQILLENGFIEGTFEIQKRIKHYYSIYLKMQRKGISIEEVLDLLAIRILVQKPLDCYLALGNLHINFNPLISRFKDYIALPKQNGYQTIHTTIFDNKSIFEAQVRTYDMHKTAEYGVAAHWKYKNGEGSLLNPKLDWLNDIGMQNNEAESNVEELYEYAKDSLYIEDIAVYSPKGEVFTLPRGATALDYAYEIHTEIGLYAKEAYINRVRMPLLTELKNGDIVRIVTGEEAKFRCSWINSVRTGKARATIRTYCKQKIKDINYKIAVDILKSVFGVSKDRILDWIEHENLGKKVFRAATESDFLQEVVNMLKKYIKKERPFMISLGDKYQVKKQKFENIVIYSNHKISNVEFDYCCNPKRGDSIVGFKNGHNVTVHHKLCERAGKLMDKGNEIIFVKWTRNAPHRYKILLNLENRKGALAEFLTYLARLDVNLATISLNEANDLSGDTFEISVEIAENIDANELREKIKDRYKIIDFVSQSDPYHN; from the coding sequence TTGAAGGAAAATAGTCTTTTTTTAGAGCAGCTAATAGAACAAATTTTACCTTGTAAAAATGTTTCAGAAGCTATAACGCTGCTCTTTTCTCTTTGCGAACGAAGCGAGAAATTAGATAAAGCTATAGATAGCTGTGTCACATCTCATGCTGGTCAATATCGCAAAAGTGGCGAGCCATACGCAATCCATCCTATCTTAGTAGCATCAATAGTGGCAAATATGGGCGGAGATGAGAGTATGGTTATAGCTGCACTACTTCACGATGTAGTTGAAGATACTGAAGTTACACTTAGCGAAGTTCAGGCTGAATTTGGCGATGAAGTGGCAAAGCTGGTTGAAGGGCTTACAAAGATAGTTGCTATAAGAGAAAACAAGCTTGCAAGCTCAAGTAGTAACGAAAAACTAGCAAGCTCGGCACTAACTTTTAGAAAAATGCTTTTAATTTCCATTGAGGATGTTAGAGTTCTTGTGGTTAAGCTTTGTGACAGACTTCATAATATGCTAACCCTTGATGCATTAAAAGTAGAAAAACAAAAACGCATCGCTGAAGAGACGCTTATGGTCTACGCTCCGATCGCTCATAGGCTTGGAATTTCATCTATTAAAAACATACTTGAAGATCTAAGTTTTAAATATGCTATGCCAGAAGAATACGCCAAGATCGATAGCTTTTTAAATAAAAATAAGCAGCAGCTTAGCCTTAAACTAAATGCTTTTTACGAAAAAGTAAATCAAATTTTGCTTGAAAACGGCTTTATTGAGGGCACTTTCGAGATTCAAAAACGTATAAAGCATTACTATTCGATTTATTTAAAAATGCAAAGAAAAGGTATTTCGATTGAAGAGGTGCTTGATTTGCTAGCTATTAGAATTCTTGTGCAAAAGCCGCTTGATTGCTATCTTGCGCTTGGAAATTTGCATATAAATTTTAATCCTCTTATTTCGAGATTTAAGGATTATATTGCGCTTCCAAAGCAAAATGGCTATCAAACGATACATACAACTATTTTTGATAATAAGAGTATTTTTGAGGCACAAGTTCGTACTTACGATATGCACAAAACCGCCGAATACGGTGTCGCAGCTCATTGGAAATACAAAAACGGCGAGGGCAGTTTACTTAATCCAAAACTTGACTGGCTAAACGACATTGGTATGCAAAACAATGAAGCTGAAAGTAATGTCGAAGAGCTTTATGAATATGCAAAAGATAGTCTTTATATAGAAGATATTGCGGTCTATTCGCCAAAAGGTGAGGTTTTTACGCTTCCACGCGGGGCTACTGCACTTGATTATGCTTATGAGATTCACACAGAGATCGGACTTTACGCAAAAGAAGCTTATATAAATCGCGTCAGGATGCCACTTTTAACAGAGCTAAAAAACGGCGATATTGTAAGGATTGTAACTGGCGAAGAGGCAAAATTTCGCTGTTCATGGATAAATAGCGTTCGAACTGGTAAAGCAAGGGCTACGATAAGAACATATTGCAAGCAAAAGATAAAAGATATAAATTATAAAATTGCAGTTGATATTTTAAAGTCAGTTTTTGGCGTTTCTAAAGATAGAATTTTAGACTGGATAGAGCATGAAAATTTAGGCAAAAAAGTTTTTCGTGCTGCAACTGAAAGCGATTTTTTGCAAGAGGTCGTAAATATGCTTAAAAAGTATATAAAAAAAGAGCGTCCTTTTATGATCTCTTTGGGCGATAAATATCAGGTTAAAAAGCAAAAATTTGAAAATATCGTAATCTATTCAAATCATAAAATTTCAAATGTCGAGTTTGACTATTGTTGTAACCCAAAAAGAGGCGATAGTATAGTTGGCTTTAAAAATGGACACAATGTGACAGTGCATCACAAACTTTGTGAGCGTGCTGGAAAGCTTATGGATAAGGGCAATGAGATCATCTTTGTCAAATGGACTAGAAATGCCCCACATAGATATAAAATTTTATTAAATCTTGAGAACCGAAAAGGCGCGTTGGCTGAATTTTTAACATATCTTGCTAGACTAGATGTAAATTTGGCTACAATCTCGCTAAATGAAGCAAATGATCTTAGCGGCGATACATTTGAGATAAGTGTTGAGATAGCTGAAAACATCGATGCAAACGAGCTAAGAGAGAAAATCAAAGATAGATATAAGATTATAGATTTCGTTTCGCAAAGCGATCCATACCATAACTAG
- the pyrH gene encoding UMP kinase has protein sequence MSKRKRVLVKFSGEALAGENGFGIDTAVLKFIANEIKELVENGIEVGIVIGGGNIIRGVSAAKDGIIKRTSGDHMGMLATVINSIAMREALERSGLEVRVQSAIKMEAICETFIVGRAQRHLEKGRVVIFAAGTGNPFFTTDTAATLRAIEIGSDMIIKATKVDGVYDKDPKKFKDAKLLKSLNYEKAMSDDIKVMDDTAIALAKDNSLPILVCNMFKAGNLLKIINEEEAALYSVVK, from the coding sequence ATGAGTAAAAGAAAACGCGTATTGGTTAAATTTTCAGGCGAAGCTTTAGCGGGAGAGAATGGTTTTGGCATAGATACGGCGGTGCTTAAATTTATAGCAAATGAGATAAAAGAGCTTGTCGAAAATGGTATCGAGGTTGGCATCGTGATAGGTGGCGGCAATATTATACGTGGTGTGAGTGCTGCAAAAGATGGCATCATCAAACGAACAAGTGGCGATCACATGGGCATGCTAGCAACTGTTATCAACTCAATCGCAATGCGTGAAGCTTTAGAACGAAGTGGGCTAGAGGTAAGAGTGCAAAGTGCAATCAAAATGGAAGCGATCTGTGAGACTTTCATCGTTGGACGTGCGCAGCGCCATTTGGAAAAAGGTAGAGTTGTTATATTTGCCGCAGGTACTGGCAATCCTTTCTTTACAACTGATACAGCAGCCACATTAAGAGCTATTGAAATTGGCTCAGATATGATCATAAAAGCTACAAAGGTTGATGGCGTTTATGATAAAGACCCGAAAAAATTCAAAGATGCAAAACTTTTAAAATCGCTAAACTATGAAAAGGCAATGAGCGATGATATCAAGGTTATGGACGATACTGCCATAGCTTTAGCTAAAGATAACTCACTGCCGATTTTGGTTTGTAATATGTTTAAGGCTGGAAATTTATTAAAAATAATAAATGAAGAAGAAGCAGCCCTATACTCAGTAGTAAAATAA
- a CDS encoding FtsW/RodA/SpoVE family cell cycle protein, whose amino-acid sequence MIKLDRRILTHFDFIQPFLIIPIIIISYILVSEANDILANKQLVYFGIGFASFCVAFLLPIRRIDWIIPMFYWVCIVLLLSVDLFGVSKLGARRWLEIPFVHFTLQPSELMKPAFLLMLAYLIKQRPPEANGYGVKDFLRLSFYILLPFVLIMKEPDLGTALILLIVGYTILFVIGVNKKIWITIILAIGFLAPVLYENLHDYQKKRIHDFIAEEPSYHVKQSIIAIGSGGLKGKPKDEATQTHFKFLPIATSDFIFAYNIERFGFYGGLFLLGLYGALITHLLSLNYGLKNDYFTQVTTTGIAALIFVYVGVNVSMTIGFAPVVGVPLPFFSYGGSSFVTFMVLFGILQNLLTFRFDRTYSFIKIHF is encoded by the coding sequence TTGATAAAACTAGATCGGCGTATTTTAACACATTTTGATTTTATTCAGCCGTTTTTAATAATCCCAATTATCATAATTTCATATATCCTAGTTTCCGAAGCAAACGACATTTTAGCAAACAAACAGCTTGTGTATTTTGGCATAGGTTTTGCATCATTTTGCGTAGCATTTTTACTGCCCATTAGGCGTATCGACTGGATCATTCCGATGTTTTACTGGGTCTGCATCGTGCTACTTTTAAGCGTCGATCTCTTTGGCGTTAGTAAACTAGGTGCTAGGCGCTGGCTAGAAATTCCCTTCGTTCACTTCACACTTCAGCCATCAGAGCTGATGAAGCCAGCCTTTTTGCTGATGTTAGCCTATCTCATCAAACAGCGTCCTCCAGAGGCTAATGGATACGGAGTAAAAGATTTTTTAAGACTTAGTTTTTATATACTTTTGCCATTTGTGCTCATCATGAAAGAGCCTGATCTTGGCACTGCGCTAATACTTTTGATAGTTGGCTACACCATCCTTTTTGTAATCGGTGTAAATAAGAAAATTTGGATCACTATCATCCTTGCGATAGGCTTTTTGGCGCCGGTTTTGTATGAAAATTTACATGACTATCAAAAAAAGAGGATTCACGATTTCATCGCTGAAGAGCCAAGCTATCACGTCAAACAAAGTATCATCGCCATAGGTAGCGGCGGACTGAAGGGCAAGCCAAAGGACGAAGCGACGCAGACGCACTTTAAATTTTTGCCAATCGCCACTAGTGATTTCATCTTTGCCTACAATATCGAGCGTTTTGGTTTTTATGGTGGATTGTTTCTGCTTGGGCTTTATGGAGCACTTATAACACATCTTTTAAGTTTAAATTACGGTCTAAAAAACGACTATTTTACACAAGTTACCACCACGGGGATTGCTGCACTTATTTTCGTTTACGTGGGTGTAAATGTTTCGATGACGATCGGTTTTGCACCAGTTGTGGGCGTACCACTACCATTTTTTAGTTACGGCGGAAGCAGCTTTGTTACATTTATGGTGCTTTTTGGAATTTTGCAAAATTTGCTAACTTTTAGATTTGATAGAACTTATAGCTTTATAAAAATTCACTTCTAA
- the trmB gene encoding tRNA (guanosine(46)-N7)-methyltransferase TrmB: MPNFIASSLKELSFPFGNDKVKFLWQANGRNERLIYTKNEEESFFLVVKSGKNGIVVKGEKLTKPAKVGLLQEALELFKEQNCNDVISQAFAVKKTNLTKKVSEILCLEEFVPAFCELKDKFKEIFIEIGFGSGRHLLYQAKNNPKALVIGIEVYKPSIEQVAKLARTNALENVRLINTDARLLLSLVGSNLVDRVFLHFPVPWDKAEHRRVVSSAFALECERILKVGGKFELRTDSKEYCDFSLSKFLEPANSKIEAFKNRNLEVTSKYEDRWRRQDKDIYDVIYTCEVKSGESVLAGDFDFKEKTSVKNIIKNFKNFIVKKEDYFLHFEEIYIINEDEILLKVAFGAFNKPEQCFIKISDEKSEYFIKKPILIRENLAAHELLKEYLADARDN; the protein is encoded by the coding sequence ATGCCAAATTTCATAGCTTCGTCCTTAAAAGAGCTCTCGTTTCCATTTGGTAATGACAAAGTCAAATTTCTTTGGCAAGCAAATGGACGAAACGAGAGGCTCATATACACAAAAAATGAAGAAGAGAGTTTTTTCCTAGTCGTAAAGTCCGGTAAAAATGGCATCGTCGTAAAGGGAGAAAAGCTTACAAAGCCAGCTAAAGTTGGTCTTTTGCAAGAGGCGCTGGAGCTTTTTAAAGAGCAAAATTGCAATGATGTAATCAGTCAAGCATTTGCCGTAAAAAAGACAAATTTGACTAAAAAAGTGAGTGAAATTTTATGCCTTGAAGAATTTGTGCCAGCATTTTGCGAGTTAAAAGATAAATTTAAAGAGATTTTCATTGAGATCGGCTTTGGTTCTGGCAGGCACTTGCTTTATCAAGCTAAAAACAATCCAAAGGCTTTGGTTATAGGCATAGAAGTCTATAAACCAAGCATCGAGCAAGTAGCAAAGCTAGCTAGGACAAACGCCCTAGAAAACGTGCGGCTAATAAATACCGACGCCAGGCTCTTGCTCTCACTTGTTGGCTCAAATTTGGTTGATAGAGTCTTTTTACACTTTCCAGTGCCGTGGGATAAAGCAGAGCATAGACGCGTGGTCTCATCGGCATTTGCGCTTGAGTGCGAGAGGATACTAAAAGTTGGCGGTAAATTTGAGCTAAGGACTGATAGCAAGGAGTATTGCGATTTTAGCTTGAGTAAATTTTTAGAGCCAGCAAACTCAAAAATAGAAGCTTTTAAAAATAGAAATTTAGAAGTAACTAGTAAGTACGAAGACCGCTGGAGACGTCAAGATAAGGACATTTACGATGTCATTTATACTTGTGAGGTCAAAAGTGGCGAGAGTGTTTTAGCTGGAGATTTTGACTTTAAAGAAAAGACAAGCGTAAAAAATATAATTAAAAATTTCAAAAATTTCATCGTCAAAAAAGAGGATTATTTTTTACATTTCGAAGAAATTTATATCATAAATGAAGATGAAATTTTGCTAAAAGTTGCTTTTGGAGCATTTAATAAACCTGAGCAATGTTTTATCAAAATAAGCGATGAAAAAAGCGAATATTTTATAAAAAAACCGATCTTAATTCGTGAGAATTTGGCTGCACACGAGCTTTTGAAGGAGTATTTGGCTGATGCAAGAGATAATTAG
- a CDS encoding cell division ATP-binding protein FtsE: MQEIISARNLSLAYERDEIVINSVNLDIYANDFVFITGKSGSGKSTLLKSFYGEISPLAGELNVCMTQMDDIDDKRLCELRQRVGIIFQNYRLINEWNVERNVMLPLIIKGINQNVSKKQVAKLLKHVNMLHKADKYPRELSGGEQQRVAMARALAHNPNLLLCDEPTGNLDEYSSDVIWSLLKSAREFLGTSVVVVTHHIPSTLRIPYRHFVIENGGVHEIA, from the coding sequence ATGCAAGAGATAATTAGTGCAAGAAATTTGAGCCTAGCTTATGAACGCGATGAAATCGTAATTAATAGCGTCAATTTAGATATTTATGCAAATGATTTTGTCTTTATCACAGGCAAGAGCGGAAGTGGAAAAAGCACGCTTTTAAAATCATTTTATGGAGAAATTTCACCTCTTGCTGGAGAGCTAAATGTCTGCATGACACAAATGGATGATATCGATGACAAAAGACTTTGTGAGCTTAGGCAGCGAGTTGGCATTATATTTCAAAATTATCGCTTGATAAATGAATGGAATGTGGAAAGAAACGTCATGCTGCCCCTCATCATCAAAGGCATCAATCAAAATGTGAGCAAAAAGCAAGTGGCTAAACTTTTAAAACATGTAAATATGCTTCATAAAGCTGATAAATACCCTCGTGAGCTAAGCGGTGGCGAGCAGCAAAGAGTGGCGATGGCAAGGGCTCTAGCGCACAATCCAAATTTGCTCTTATGCGACGAGCCAACTGGAAATTTAGACGAATACTCAAGCGACGTCATCTGGTCGCTTTTAAAATCAGCTAGGGAATTTTTAGGCACAAGCGTCGTTGTGGTGACTCATCACATTCCCTCAACGCTTCGTATCCCGTACCGTCACTTCGTCATAGAAAATGGAGGCGTGCATGAGATCGCTTAA
- a CDS encoding fibronectin type III domain-containing protein, protein MKKFALRILTPFLAAFLAGCGSSVPTQQSMSLPTITSLKTISDMTEVGFEWNPVTDESVVGYYLYRSNPNDANSKMQLVANIKDRFATHYVDRNLAPETTYSYQMRTYSSNAISQPGTIATATTKPLLDSVPFSQAITGLPGRVKVIWRPHPDSTVASYIIQRSDAGVNKFSQIAEVNGRLNAEYIDTEVKPGKSYEYRILVKTSSGVVSKPSQNISATTKELP, encoded by the coding sequence ATGAAAAAATTTGCCCTACGCATATTGACACCATTTTTAGCAGCTTTCTTAGCTGGATGCGGCTCTAGCGTACCGACTCAGCAAAGTATGTCACTGCCTACGATTACAAGTTTAAAAACTATTTCAGATATGACAGAAGTTGGCTTCGAGTGGAATCCAGTAACCGATGAGAGCGTCGTTGGCTACTATCTTTACCGCTCAAATCCAAATGATGCGAACTCAAAAATGCAACTAGTTGCAAACATAAAAGACCGCTTTGCAACGCACTATGTGGACCGCAATCTAGCTCCAGAGACAACTTACTCGTACCAAATGAGAACTTACTCAAGTAATGCCATCTCTCAACCGGGCACGATCGCAACAGCAACTACAAAGCCACTGCTTGACTCAGTACCGTTTTCGCAAGCTATTACAGGGCTTCCAGGACGTGTAAAAGTGATCTGGAGACCACATCCTGATAGCACCGTAGCAAGCTATATCATTCAAAGAAGTGATGCCGGAGTTAATAAATTTAGCCAAATCGCAGAGGTAAATGGCAGACTAAATGCTGAATATATCGATACTGAGGTAAAACCTGGTAAGTCTTATGAGTATAGAATTTTAGTTAAAACTTCTTCAGGCGTTGTTTCAAAACCAAGCCAAAACATAAGTGCAACGACAAAGGAGTTACCCTAA